A single Venturia canescens isolate UGA chromosome 1, ASM1945775v1, whole genome shotgun sequence DNA region contains:
- the LOC122416419 gene encoding methionyl-tRNA formyltransferase, mitochondrial isoform X1: MMLKFLKHSVWNCLASSANKAHNLSFKKFVSIYFGNLCKTNRNNQELYTGPWSILFYGSDDFALHSFKVLNERYRSKNLIKRLEVVTAYKGKENALINYATKNGILVHTWPLSVPITQFDLGLVVSFGHMIPAEVIDAFPLGMINVHASLLPKLRGAAPIIRAIMNGDSLTGVTIMRIMPEKFDIGEILAQEEIPIHPDETMPELYTKLAKLGSDLLIKTVEKLPDVLHQGREQNSADATYAPKITAKASVIRWNKMSAQNVYNLQRALTGLYSLTTKFEGIAIKLHGIRVYEEPVSLANSDEEKPGCVFYDKKKNLLLIQCKDNTWISVDEIVVPGRRAMSGKDFRNGFMSKYKESLIIFH, translated from the exons ATGATGTTGAAATTTCTCAAGCATAGTGTGTGGAATTGTTTGGCTTCATCTGCAAATAAAGCTCACAATCTGTCATTTAAGAAATTCGTTTCTATTTACTTTGGAAATCTCTGTAAGACGAACCGAAATAACCAAGAACTATACACTGGTCCATGGAGCATATTATTCTATGGAAGTGATGATTTTGCCTTGCACAGCTTTAAAGTTCTCAATGAACGATA TAGATCAAAGAATCTTATCAAAAGATTGGAAGTTGTGACGGCGTATAAGGGCAAAGAAAATGCACTCATTAATTATGCAACTAAAAATGGTATTCTGGTACACACTTGGCCTCTATCAGTTCCCATTACCCAATTCGACTTGGGTTTGGTAGTTTCGTTTGGCCACATGATACCAGCTGAAGTGATAGATGCGTTCCCATT AGGTATGATTAACGTACATGCAAGTTTATTACCAAAACTTAGAGGTGCTGCACCGATCATTCGTGCAATAATGAACGGTGATTCTCTGACGGGAGTTACCATTATGAGAATCATGCCAGAAAA ATTCGATATTGGTGAAATATTGGCTCAAGAAGAAATTCCTATTCATCCTGATGAAACAATGCCTGAATTATACACCAAATTAGCCAAACTCGGCAGTGATCTATTAATCAAAACTGTTGAAAAGTTACCGGATGTGTTACATCAAGGACGGGAACAGAACAGTGCAGATGCTACATACG caCCTAAAATTACGGCAAAAGCTTCAGTTATAAGGTGGAACAAGATGAGTGCTCAAAATGTATACAATTTGCAACGTGCACTCACTGGGCTTTATTCCCTGACaacaaagtttgaaggtatagCGATAAAATTGCACGGTATTCGTGTTTATGAAGAGCCAGTGAGTTTAGCAAATTCCGACGAGGAAAAACCag GTTGTGTATTTtatgacaaaaaaaagaatcttCTGTTGATACAATGCAAGGACAATACGTGGATCTCAGTCGATGAAATCGTTGTGCCCGGTCGAAGGGCAATGTCTGGGAAAGATTTTAGAAATGGTTTTATGTCCAAATATAAAGAATCCTTGATCATCTTTCACTAA
- the LOC122416273 gene encoding PHD finger protein 14 isoform X2, protein MNNSFERDPKKRRVKPVESAHQSLLDFDLGESSDDSDFRIEDHCEESDDDSVDSNDGGKEEDDSGESDNSLEDPLIVSKSNAGMTVGDVIEQARQQAAKGVHLDEKLAKMLICCGCLGDRSDDINEIVECDGCGVTVHEGCYGVSDVESFSSTDSLCQSAPWFCEACSAGIEDPSCELCPNKGGIFKETDVGKWVHLVCALYVPGVAFGEVDRLASVTLFEMAYSKWGSKQCSLCEDSRYARTGVCIECDAGMCHTYFHVTCAQREGLLSEAHSEEVDQADPFYAHCKLHSDKTLVRRRRRNWLALQIRAQYRQQLLKQPDHFDTEEQRRIQRKLAKHRHKYLAHKASRPPPWVPTQKMPRLLTTSASACRQLAKKAELMGIDTAALEAQEAQLVALVDVRKKWHIPPAFSVEFIGYYLDRNLRVTSMKRRLQELLDINSQLLNEQQRLDRRYDEVMKDNEEQIRVNVTLKEKIDMYHQVLRASGYVKPLPMVGDLAKPRIAPTLGTGLGVPTAAALKMGVGFPLPVGKGGEGAREGRVLSSQAQDQNHKVELTLRHQCGICRRATNQHLLAKCDTCHLHYHLSCLSPPLSRMPKKTKLMGWQCSECDKESSGSEVEHVDTSAPRKLRHCKDEINSTPTPLQDIQQNPATPSTPATPKNSSICSSANVTTSETPTTPKLTFKPMGPQPSVPEPMQVDGFSYNQQKIQNNVSITPREGSPEYMVASADGIESVSQRSAKKRRREKHKRYTPDPITGVKQRKRKHKRKSMDIENPENTGQPEIHRRITIKIKPIPRPEGDIASESSPQMFVATSTSTEITSPPPPPVFPAPLPPPPPTPVTPLHTPGSSYNSRLLSGGVKKNKESDLLTQCNVCETPGTPQNLVMCDECKKCYHFTCLDPPVKKSPKRRGYSWHCADCDPSASESEN, encoded by the exons atgaacaaCTCGT TCGAAAGAGATCCAAAGAAACGGAGAGTCAAACCTGTGGAATCAGCGCATCAATCACTCTTGGATTTTGATCTTGGTGAAAGCTCGGATGACAGTGATTTCAGAATAGAAGATCACTGCGAAGAGTCTGATGATGATTCTGTGGATTCTAACGATGGTGGAAAAG AGGAGGATGATTCGGGTGAGTCGGACAATTCGCTGGAGGATCCGTTGATAGTTAGCAAAAGCAATGCTGGAATGACGGTTGGTGATGTCATTGAGCAAGCTAGACAACAGGCAGCGAAAGGTGTCcatctcgatgaaaaattggcaAAAATGCTCATATGTTGCGGATGTTTGGGAGATCGAAGCGATGACATAAATGAAATTGTCGAATGCGATGGTTGTGGTGTCACAGTACACGAAG GTTGTTACGGCGTGTCCGACGTTGAAAGTTTCTCCAGTACAGATTCTCTCTGTCAATCTGCACCTTGGTTCTGTGAAGCTTGCAGTGCTGGTATTGAAGATCCATCGTGCGAATTGTGCCCCAACAAAGGTGGAATCTTCAAAGAAACTGACGTTGGAAAATGGGTTCATTTGGTTTGCGCCTTGTACGTGCCTGGAGTTGCATTCGGCGag GTCGATCGCTTAGCGAGCGTCACATTGTTCGAAATGGCTTATAGCAAATGGGGATCGAAGCAATGTTCTCTGTGCGAAGATTCACGATACGCACGTACAGGTGTGTGCATTGAATGCGATGCCGGAATGTGTCACACTTATTTTCACGTTACTTG TGCACAGCGGGAGGGATTGTTATCCGAGGCGCACAGCGAAGAAGTTGATCAAGCTGATCCCTTTTATGCTCACTGTAAACTTCATTCGGACAAAACACTCGTGCGAAGACGGCGTCGGAACTGGTTGGCTCTTCAGATACGAGCACAGTATCGACAACAATTATTGAAACAACCGGATCACTTTGATACCGAAGAACAGCgtagaattcaaagaaaactCGCTAAGCATCGTCACAAGTATCTGGCTCACAAAGCCTCGCGGCCACCACCATGGG taccAACTCAAAAAATGCCTCGGCTGTTAACGACTTCAGCTTCAGCGTGTCGTCAATTAGCGAAAAAAGCTGAATTAATGGGGATCGATACGGCAGCTTTGGAAGCACAAGAGGCACAACTAGTCGCATTGGTCGACGTGAGAAAGAAATGGCACATACCACCGGCATTCAGTGTTGAATTTATCGGCTATTATCTCGACCGAAATCTTCGAGTAACTTCGATGAAACGACGTCTGCAAGAGCTTCTCGACATAAATTCCCAATTGTTGAACGAACAGCAGAGATTGGATCGACGATATGATGAAGTTATGAAGGATAACGAGGAGCAGATTAGAGTCAATGTAacgttaaaagaaaaaatcgacatGTACCATCAAGTTCTAAGAGCATCTGGATACGTAAAACCATTACCAATGGTGGGAGATCTCGCCAAGCCAAGAATTGCTCCAACTCTGG GTACAGGTCTCGGTGTTCCAACTGCAGCGGCATTAAAAATGGGCGTAGGTTTTCCTTTGCCAGTTGGAAAAGGTGGGGAAGGTGCGCGAGAAGGTCGTGTATTGAGTAGTCAAGCCCAGGATCAAAATCACAAGGTTGAATTGACATTACGCCATCAGTGCGGAATCTGTAGAAGAGCGACGAATCAACATTTGTTAGCAAAATGCGACACGTGCCATTTGCATTATCACCTCTCGTGCTTGAGCCCCCCCTTGTCGCGTAtgccaaaaaaaacaaagcttATGGGATG GCAATGCTCGGAGTGTGATAAAGAGTCTTCGGGTTCAGAGGTCGAACACGTCGATACTTCGGCACCTCGCAAGCTTCGCCATTGCAAGGACGAGATCAATTCAACGCCAACACCGTTACAAGATATCCAACAAAATCCAGCCACACCTAGTACACCAGCAACACCCAAAAACTCATCTATTTGCAGCTCCGCCAACGTGACAACATCGGAAACCCCCACAACTCCTAAA TTGACTTTCAAACCAATGGGACCTCAGCCATCAGTTCCAGAACCCATGCAAGTCGACGGCTTTTCATATaatcaacaaaaaattcaaaataacgtCTCGATTACTCCAAGAGAAGGGTCGCCTGAGTACATGGTAGCTTCGGCAGATGGAATTGAATCAGTCTCGCAGAGAAGCGCAAAGAAACGCCGAAG AGAAAAACACAAGAGATATACACCTGATCCCATCACTGGGGTGAAGCAACGGAAACGCAAGCACAAAAGAAAAAGCATGGATATCGAAAATCCTGAAAATACGGGACAACCGGAAATTCACAGGAGAATTACTATTAAG atAAAACCGATTCCGCGTCCCGAAGGCGATATAGCTTCGGAATCAAGTCCACAAATGTTTGTCGCAACCTCGACAAGTACAGAAATAACGTCACCGCCTCCGCCACCTGTATTTCCGGCGCCTTTACCACCTCCACCACCGACACCGGTGACTCCACTGCATACACCAGGCAGTAGTTATAACAGCAGACTACTGTCGGGCGGTGTAAAAAAGAACAAGGAGTCGGATTTATTGACACAATGTAACGTTTGCGAGACGCCTGGAACACCACAAAATCTCGTGAT GTGCGACGAATGCAAAAAATGCTATCATTTCACGTGTCTGGATCCTCCGGTGAAAAAATCCCCGAAAAGACGAGGTTACTCCTGGCATTGTGCAGACTGTGATCCTAGT GCCTCTGAATCCGAGAATTAA
- the LOC122416273 gene encoding PHD finger protein 14 isoform X1: MSQDDDVGFLYKTMIERDPKKRRVKPVESAHQSLLDFDLGESSDDSDFRIEDHCEESDDDSVDSNDGGKEEDDSGESDNSLEDPLIVSKSNAGMTVGDVIEQARQQAAKGVHLDEKLAKMLICCGCLGDRSDDINEIVECDGCGVTVHEGCYGVSDVESFSSTDSLCQSAPWFCEACSAGIEDPSCELCPNKGGIFKETDVGKWVHLVCALYVPGVAFGEVDRLASVTLFEMAYSKWGSKQCSLCEDSRYARTGVCIECDAGMCHTYFHVTCAQREGLLSEAHSEEVDQADPFYAHCKLHSDKTLVRRRRRNWLALQIRAQYRQQLLKQPDHFDTEEQRRIQRKLAKHRHKYLAHKASRPPPWVPTQKMPRLLTTSASACRQLAKKAELMGIDTAALEAQEAQLVALVDVRKKWHIPPAFSVEFIGYYLDRNLRVTSMKRRLQELLDINSQLLNEQQRLDRRYDEVMKDNEEQIRVNVTLKEKIDMYHQVLRASGYVKPLPMVGDLAKPRIAPTLGTGLGVPTAAALKMGVGFPLPVGKGGEGAREGRVLSSQAQDQNHKVELTLRHQCGICRRATNQHLLAKCDTCHLHYHLSCLSPPLSRMPKKTKLMGWQCSECDKESSGSEVEHVDTSAPRKLRHCKDEINSTPTPLQDIQQNPATPSTPATPKNSSICSSANVTTSETPTTPKLTFKPMGPQPSVPEPMQVDGFSYNQQKIQNNVSITPREGSPEYMVASADGIESVSQRSAKKRRREKHKRYTPDPITGVKQRKRKHKRKSMDIENPENTGQPEIHRRITIKIKPIPRPEGDIASESSPQMFVATSTSTEITSPPPPPVFPAPLPPPPPTPVTPLHTPGSSYNSRLLSGGVKKNKESDLLTQCNVCETPGTPQNLVMCDECKKCYHFTCLDPPVKKSPKRRGYSWHCADCDPSASESEN, from the exons ATGTCCCAGGACGACGATGTCGGGTTTTTATATAAAACTATGA TCGAAAGAGATCCAAAGAAACGGAGAGTCAAACCTGTGGAATCAGCGCATCAATCACTCTTGGATTTTGATCTTGGTGAAAGCTCGGATGACAGTGATTTCAGAATAGAAGATCACTGCGAAGAGTCTGATGATGATTCTGTGGATTCTAACGATGGTGGAAAAG AGGAGGATGATTCGGGTGAGTCGGACAATTCGCTGGAGGATCCGTTGATAGTTAGCAAAAGCAATGCTGGAATGACGGTTGGTGATGTCATTGAGCAAGCTAGACAACAGGCAGCGAAAGGTGTCcatctcgatgaaaaattggcaAAAATGCTCATATGTTGCGGATGTTTGGGAGATCGAAGCGATGACATAAATGAAATTGTCGAATGCGATGGTTGTGGTGTCACAGTACACGAAG GTTGTTACGGCGTGTCCGACGTTGAAAGTTTCTCCAGTACAGATTCTCTCTGTCAATCTGCACCTTGGTTCTGTGAAGCTTGCAGTGCTGGTATTGAAGATCCATCGTGCGAATTGTGCCCCAACAAAGGTGGAATCTTCAAAGAAACTGACGTTGGAAAATGGGTTCATTTGGTTTGCGCCTTGTACGTGCCTGGAGTTGCATTCGGCGag GTCGATCGCTTAGCGAGCGTCACATTGTTCGAAATGGCTTATAGCAAATGGGGATCGAAGCAATGTTCTCTGTGCGAAGATTCACGATACGCACGTACAGGTGTGTGCATTGAATGCGATGCCGGAATGTGTCACACTTATTTTCACGTTACTTG TGCACAGCGGGAGGGATTGTTATCCGAGGCGCACAGCGAAGAAGTTGATCAAGCTGATCCCTTTTATGCTCACTGTAAACTTCATTCGGACAAAACACTCGTGCGAAGACGGCGTCGGAACTGGTTGGCTCTTCAGATACGAGCACAGTATCGACAACAATTATTGAAACAACCGGATCACTTTGATACCGAAGAACAGCgtagaattcaaagaaaactCGCTAAGCATCGTCACAAGTATCTGGCTCACAAAGCCTCGCGGCCACCACCATGGG taccAACTCAAAAAATGCCTCGGCTGTTAACGACTTCAGCTTCAGCGTGTCGTCAATTAGCGAAAAAAGCTGAATTAATGGGGATCGATACGGCAGCTTTGGAAGCACAAGAGGCACAACTAGTCGCATTGGTCGACGTGAGAAAGAAATGGCACATACCACCGGCATTCAGTGTTGAATTTATCGGCTATTATCTCGACCGAAATCTTCGAGTAACTTCGATGAAACGACGTCTGCAAGAGCTTCTCGACATAAATTCCCAATTGTTGAACGAACAGCAGAGATTGGATCGACGATATGATGAAGTTATGAAGGATAACGAGGAGCAGATTAGAGTCAATGTAacgttaaaagaaaaaatcgacatGTACCATCAAGTTCTAAGAGCATCTGGATACGTAAAACCATTACCAATGGTGGGAGATCTCGCCAAGCCAAGAATTGCTCCAACTCTGG GTACAGGTCTCGGTGTTCCAACTGCAGCGGCATTAAAAATGGGCGTAGGTTTTCCTTTGCCAGTTGGAAAAGGTGGGGAAGGTGCGCGAGAAGGTCGTGTATTGAGTAGTCAAGCCCAGGATCAAAATCACAAGGTTGAATTGACATTACGCCATCAGTGCGGAATCTGTAGAAGAGCGACGAATCAACATTTGTTAGCAAAATGCGACACGTGCCATTTGCATTATCACCTCTCGTGCTTGAGCCCCCCCTTGTCGCGTAtgccaaaaaaaacaaagcttATGGGATG GCAATGCTCGGAGTGTGATAAAGAGTCTTCGGGTTCAGAGGTCGAACACGTCGATACTTCGGCACCTCGCAAGCTTCGCCATTGCAAGGACGAGATCAATTCAACGCCAACACCGTTACAAGATATCCAACAAAATCCAGCCACACCTAGTACACCAGCAACACCCAAAAACTCATCTATTTGCAGCTCCGCCAACGTGACAACATCGGAAACCCCCACAACTCCTAAA TTGACTTTCAAACCAATGGGACCTCAGCCATCAGTTCCAGAACCCATGCAAGTCGACGGCTTTTCATATaatcaacaaaaaattcaaaataacgtCTCGATTACTCCAAGAGAAGGGTCGCCTGAGTACATGGTAGCTTCGGCAGATGGAATTGAATCAGTCTCGCAGAGAAGCGCAAAGAAACGCCGAAG AGAAAAACACAAGAGATATACACCTGATCCCATCACTGGGGTGAAGCAACGGAAACGCAAGCACAAAAGAAAAAGCATGGATATCGAAAATCCTGAAAATACGGGACAACCGGAAATTCACAGGAGAATTACTATTAAG atAAAACCGATTCCGCGTCCCGAAGGCGATATAGCTTCGGAATCAAGTCCACAAATGTTTGTCGCAACCTCGACAAGTACAGAAATAACGTCACCGCCTCCGCCACCTGTATTTCCGGCGCCTTTACCACCTCCACCACCGACACCGGTGACTCCACTGCATACACCAGGCAGTAGTTATAACAGCAGACTACTGTCGGGCGGTGTAAAAAAGAACAAGGAGTCGGATTTATTGACACAATGTAACGTTTGCGAGACGCCTGGAACACCACAAAATCTCGTGAT GTGCGACGAATGCAAAAAATGCTATCATTTCACGTGTCTGGATCCTCCGGTGAAAAAATCCCCGAAAAGACGAGGTTACTCCTGGCATTGTGCAGACTGTGATCCTAGT GCCTCTGAATCCGAGAATTAA
- the LOC122416419 gene encoding methionyl-tRNA formyltransferase, mitochondrial isoform X2 — translation MIPAEVIDAFPLGMINVHASLLPKLRGAAPIIRAIMNGDSLTGVTIMRIMPEKFDIGEILAQEEIPIHPDETMPELYTKLAKLGSDLLIKTVEKLPDVLHQGREQNSADATYAPKITAKASVIRWNKMSAQNVYNLQRALTGLYSLTTKFEGIAIKLHGIRVYEEPVSLANSDEEKPGCVFYDKKKNLLLIQCKDNTWISVDEIVVPGRRAMSGKDFRNGFMSKYKESLIIFH, via the exons ATGATACCAGCTGAAGTGATAGATGCGTTCCCATT AGGTATGATTAACGTACATGCAAGTTTATTACCAAAACTTAGAGGTGCTGCACCGATCATTCGTGCAATAATGAACGGTGATTCTCTGACGGGAGTTACCATTATGAGAATCATGCCAGAAAA ATTCGATATTGGTGAAATATTGGCTCAAGAAGAAATTCCTATTCATCCTGATGAAACAATGCCTGAATTATACACCAAATTAGCCAAACTCGGCAGTGATCTATTAATCAAAACTGTTGAAAAGTTACCGGATGTGTTACATCAAGGACGGGAACAGAACAGTGCAGATGCTACATACG caCCTAAAATTACGGCAAAAGCTTCAGTTATAAGGTGGAACAAGATGAGTGCTCAAAATGTATACAATTTGCAACGTGCACTCACTGGGCTTTATTCCCTGACaacaaagtttgaaggtatagCGATAAAATTGCACGGTATTCGTGTTTATGAAGAGCCAGTGAGTTTAGCAAATTCCGACGAGGAAAAACCag GTTGTGTATTTtatgacaaaaaaaagaatcttCTGTTGATACAATGCAAGGACAATACGTGGATCTCAGTCGATGAAATCGTTGTGCCCGGTCGAAGGGCAATGTCTGGGAAAGATTTTAGAAATGGTTTTATGTCCAAATATAAAGAATCCTTGATCATCTTTCACTAA